The genomic stretch CAAGTTTTTCGGTATCTGGGTCTCTCACACCCAGGTAACAACAAATGTTGTTATCTGAAAATCAGAATCTTTGTGGCGAAAAACTGCTTGTACATAGAGGATTAAATGTCAACAAACAAATcactcaaaaacattttttactaCTCACAGTTCTGTACTGCTGCTGGGGGATGGGCTTCTGGTGGCGGAATTGATTACATATGTATTACTCTCTGTCGTCATTTCCGCTCGATTCTCATAAGGCTGCGATAAACCGTTGGACAGTGCGACTGCTTGCAACATTGAATTCATTACAGCATTAGAATGATTCGACTGGCCCGAGCTGAAACTCGTATCAGAAAACGTCGCGGCTGGTGTTCTTTCCAGAATGTGTTGCAGTAGTTGTTGTTGTATGCTGCTATCTTGCTGGACCTCGTTCAACAATGCTTCACGCTCCTTCAGTCTAGTCTGTGTAAGAGCAGATTCACACACCTGGGCAATAGTAGCACCACAAAGTTTTTCTAGAATAAATTTGGCCTCTTCAACGGAGCGAATGTTTTCCAGAATGTTCTGAAGTTGTATTTGCTCTGTTGCAGATTCTTTGCCCTCTTCTAATTCCATGATGGAATGTTGAATCTGGGTAATATTTTCCTGAATGTAATTCATGTTAGCCATGATGGTGTCTTCCTCGGATATAAGTTCGGCAACATCGCCCAACCCTTGCCGGGAACGCACATTCGCCAAATCACGGCTTAATCCATCCCGCTCTTGCAGTAAACGTTCTAGTTCTCTTTCTAGTTCCAATACTGCTTGTCTGCTTCTCGCTGCACGCGTAATAGTACGTTGTAATGAGTCCCACTTAGTTTTTAAATTCTTGGTGTTTTGAGCTAGGACTGATTTCTTCGGTGGACACCTGCCAGCGGCTTTCATGCTTAACATGCCACGTTGTGTTTTTCGAAGATTTGAAACTTCTTCCGTTTTGCGCTTTAAAACTTGATCTTTAGCGACTCCCTGAGCCTGCAGAGATTTGATCATATTCACTTGCTTCCTACTTTCCTTCCTGAGCTGGGCAATTTCTCGAGTCTTCCTACTTTCCATTTCTTTGTGTTTGTTGTTCTCCTcttggatttttttcatcagacGAATTTTTATCTGCTTCAGTTCACCCAATTCTCCACGAAGTGTTTTCAGCTGAGTGTCTTGTGCTTGCAGCTCACGCTGCTGCCTCAGATGTTCTCTTTGAGCCATCTGAAGTTTCTTCAGTTCCTTCTGCATATCAGACAACTTTCGCTCATACTCTTCCTTTACCTTGCGAATCCGGTCGGTTTGTACAGTACCTCCGCTTGTACTGGTTCCACTCATATTAGCCAACACCTGATCGCGCTCCTTTTGGGTGTTGATAATCTTTGCATTTAGTACATTGAGCTTTTCCTCGTATTGTTGCCGCATAACCTGCATTCGTTGTCGAGACAATTCTAACTGTTCAATCAGCTTAGATTTAATCTCAATATCCGAGTTGATGTCATTCATCTCAGCTTGCAATTCACCAGTCTTGTCATCCGATTCTGTATCAGAATCGCTATCCGAGCCATCTACCAAGCTCTGATTACTACTGTCATTTTCCAGGCCAGGTAGGGATCGCGACATCAAAAGCTCTCGTTCTTTCTCTAGCTCCCGTTTCGCCAAGTTAATAACTGTTTCCGTCGAATCTTCAATAAACGAATAATTGCTTTTTAATCCAAGCTTGGATGGGCTGACATTCGCTTTCTTCAACTGTTGGAACATCTGTTCCGATTCGATTAGTTTTGCCTTTAGCTTCTCGATCTCGCTGATATATCCAGCAACTAGTTGTTGCATTGCGGAGTCACTGCCCACGTTCCCGTCCTGCTCGCCACTGCCACCAGTGCTGCCCGATGACCACCCGAAAAGAGCTTGCTGCGCTTGCAGAGTCGCGTTCTTATCTGTAAGAGCATTGATAGTTTCCTGCATCGCCTTCAACCGCTGCTGCAAGCGCTTGTTGTCTTGTAACAGCATGGCATTCTCCAAAAACGTATCCGAAATAGCTGCGTTACCTTCCGAGTCGACATTCCGTTTGCCCTGCAAACATAAAAAACCAATGAGTTTCTCACGGTGAACATTGGAGTCAATAATATCGTGAAACATTGTATAAAATGTTTCCCCTTATTTATTGCACAATTATTGCCTTAACCACAATTAGCCGGTTCGATGTCAAACAGATACACCACATTTCCTAGTATCGCAAAACAAAACACCAAAACCAAAGAAAAACCGCAAAACCATTTAAGCGTACACCAATACGATAAAAAAAACACCAACCTGTTTGTATTCGAGTAGTTCCAGCTGTAGGGCGGCAATTTCACGCCTCAGCTGTGAGATCGTTCGCGAGCTCTGGTCTTGATTGATTTGTACTTTGTTTTTGATGTTGCGCGCTCGGTTGGCGTACTTCAACGTGTTCAGCGTTTCCATGAAGTCACGATCACTCGGCGACACACAAGCGATCATGATGGTTTGACTATTTCCTACAGGAGGGAGGAAAAACGTGCCATCGATGAGTTTATTAAAAGATGTTAGACACAATAAATACGAGGTTGTTAGGAAAGATACAAATGAATACGTACCACCGAGAGAATCCTGCAGTAGTCGGGTTAGTTTCGAGTCACGATAGGGCACATGTGAAACTTTCTTTGTCTTATCGCCGAGTGCTGAAATTACATTACCCAGAGCCAGCAGACCACAGTTGATTGAGATTCCCTCCCGCGCTCGTTCACCCGTCGCACCGGTTCGCTTGAGCCGTTCTGAACCGGCCAAATCGACAAAGTGAAATTTCGATGTCAGTGTTTCCAAATCCCCCTCCGAATTGCCGCATTCCTCGGCACTCATCACCCGCTGGCGCCTAATCAGAATCGTGAAGAGAGCGTGACTCCGGGATGATTGTTC from Wyeomyia smithii strain HCP4-BCI-WySm-NY-G18 chromosome 3, ASM2978416v1, whole genome shotgun sequence encodes the following:
- the LOC129733255 gene encoding kinesin-like protein KIF21A isoform X1, which produces MSDDDKESSVRVAVRIRPQIPRELIDMCRVCTQVTPGEPQVYLGSDKAFTFDYVFDTSATQVSVYASCVDKLVEGALKGYNATVLAYGQTGSGKTYTMGTGFERDIPEFQEGIITRAVRHLFEGITQLQATPYDEDGVYLGSLQFSVAAQFMELYNEEIIDLLDPYSKGRLFKIHEDASGGISVAGATIKPLSGPQDALRCLMQGALARTTASTQMNEQSSRSHALFTILIRRQRVMSAEECGNSEGDLETLTSKFHFVDLAGSERLKRTGATGERAREGISINCGLLALGNVISALGDKTKKVSHVPYRDSKLTRLLQDSLGGNSQTIMIACVSPSDRDFMETLNTLKYANRARNIKNKVQINQDQSSRTISQLRREIAALQLELLEYKQGKRNVDSEGNAAISDTFLENAMLLQDNKRLQQRLKAMQETINALTDKNATLQAQQALFGWSSGSTGGSGEQDGNVGSDSAMQQLVAGYISEIEKLKAKLIESEQMFQQLKKANVSPSKLGLKSNYSFIEDSTETVINLAKRELEKERELLMSRSLPGLENDSSNQSLVDGSDSDSDTESDDKTGELQAEMNDINSDIEIKSKLIEQLELSRQRMQVMRQQYEEKLNVLNAKIINTQKERDQVLANMSGTSTSGGTVQTDRIRKVKEEYERKLSDMQKELKKLQMAQREHLRQQRELQAQDTQLKTLRGELGELKQIKIRLMKKIQEENNKHKEMESRKTREIAQLRKESRKQVNMIKSLQAQGVAKDQVLKRKTEEVSNLRKTQRGMLSMKAAGRCPPKKSVLAQNTKNLKTKWDSLQRTITRAARSRQAVLELERELERLLQERDGLSRDLANVRSRQGLGDVAELISEEDTIMANMNYIQENITQIQHSIMELEEGKESATEQIQLQNILENIRSVEEAKFILEKLCGATIAQVCESALTQTRLKEREALLNEVQQDSSIQQQLLQHILERTPAATFSDTSFSSGQSNHSNAVMNSMLQAVALSNGLSQPYENRAEMTTESNTYVINSATRSPSPSSSTELDNDNIVTYRNSFKLRRRPTAGQEPLPYGDESGSPSAGSKLERVGICIYLEDSADDDDTIKRSPQDEHGSSMTRSYTTAGEGSHIPVAVNNNNTAGTGTSVAGRSFIPLSRVPSAPGSLKGLQPVPSISRQNSTASPLLARKSFDPTPSSPRISRRTFPNKASPGIEDTNDIPTSPPVYRRGTSREDTGDVFSRLGAGIQDPSPGGNIKEYNGKLKAGAPLLCTHVVDGHSNSVLSIKVSNQTLYTAAADRTVKVWDLRSGSTPTCLTGHLGPVASVECDRTNSLLFSASGAFVKVWDLRHSNIKPIVTLCSSGSILPANASLSDLIPGESSITALKLGASGKLYTAASDKVRMWDLRTFSCLGRLSGGHQAAVMCLTAWEGPNNTDLVATGSKDHYVKVFEVNSTGGNVPPLLNLEPPHYDGVQALAVAKDATGVDAELFSGSRDSGIKRWDLRNGELKQSLNNAHKGWVSGMAIYGDILLSSCRGGVIRLWNVKNCDSLAEMKTDQSINDIVTSDNRVFTASKLWAKLTIWIMFLVWVLELTVFFFCPLNHATVRGPCVPNYCWNTQCT
- the LOC129733255 gene encoding kinesin-like protein KIF21A isoform X3 — translated: MSDDDKESSVRVAVRIRPQIPRELIDMCRVCTQVTPGEPQVYLGSDKAFTFDYVFDTSATQVSVYASCVDKLVEGALKGYNATVLAYGQTGSGKTYTMGTGFERDIPEFQEGIITRAVRHLFEGITQLQATPYDEDGVYLGSLQFSVAAQFMELYNEEIIDLLDPYSKGRLFKIHEDASGGISVAGATIKPLSGPQDALRCLMQGALARTTASTQMNEQSSRSHALFTILIRRQRVMSAEECGNSEGDLETLTSKFHFVDLAGSERLKRTGATGERAREGISINCGLLALGNVISALGDKTKKVSHVPYRDSKLTRLLQDSLGGNSQTIMIACVSPSDRDFMETLNTLKYANRARNIKNKVQINQDQSSRTISQLRREIAALQLELLEYKQGKRNVDSEGNAAISDTFLENAMLLQDNKRLQQRLKAMQETINALTDKNATLQAQQALFGWSSGSTGGSGEQDGNVGSDSAMQQLVAGYISEIEKLKAKLIESEQMFQQLKKANVSPSKLGLKSNYSFIEDSTETVINLAKRELEKERELLMSRSLPGLENDSSNQSLVDGSDSDSDTESDDKTGELQAEMNDINSDIEIKSKLIEQLELSRQRMQVMRQQYEEKLNVLNAKIINTQKERDQVLANMSGTSTSGGTVQTDRIRKVKEEYERKLSDMQKELKKLQMAQREHLRQQRELQAQDTQLKTLRGELGELKQIKIRLMKKIQEENNKHKEMESRKTREIAQLRKESRKQVNMIKSLQAQGVAKDQVLKRKTEEVSNLRKTQRGMLSMKAAGRCPPKKSVLAQNTKNLKTKWDSLQRTITRAARSRQAVLELERELERLLQERDGLSRDLANVRSRQGLGDVAELISEEDTIMANMNYIQENITQIQHSIMELEEGKESATEQIQLQNILENIRSVEEAKFILEKLCGATIAQVCESALTQTRLKEREALLNEVQQDSSIQQQLLQHILERTPAATFSDTSFSSGQSNHSNAVMNSMLQAVALSNGLSQPYENRAEMTTESNTYVINSATRSPSPSSSTELDNDNIVTYRNSFKLRRRPTAGQEPLPYGDESGSPSAGSKLERVGICIYLEDSADDDDTIKRSPQDEHGSSMTRSYTTAGEGSHIPVAVNNNNTAGTGTSVAGRSFIPLSRVPSAPGSLKGLQPVPSISRQNSTASPLLARKSFDPTPSSPRISRRTFPNKASPGIEDTNDIPTSPPVYRRGTSREDTGDVFSRLGAGIQDPSPGGNIKEYNGKLKAGAPLLCTHVVDGHSNSVLSIKVSNQTLYTAAADRTVKVWDLRSGSTPTCLTGHLGPVASVECDRTNSLLFSASGAFVKVWDLRHSNIKPIVTLCSSGSILPANASLSDLIPGESSITALKLGASGKLYTAASDKVRMWDLRTFSCLGRLSGGHQAAVMCLTAWEGPNNTDLVATGSKDHYVKVFEVNSTGGNVPPLLNLEPPHYDGVQALAVAKDATGVDAELFSGSRDSGIKRWDLRNGELKQSLNNAHKGWVSGMAIYGDILLSSCRGGVIRLWNVKNCDSLAEMKTDQSINDIVTSDNRVFTASNTGEVRIWRLAGSGLELLGAGSSGSFTGGGLRQK
- the LOC129733255 gene encoding kinesin-like protein KIF21A isoform X7; translation: MSDDDKESSVRVAVRIRPQIPRELIDMCRVCTQVTPGEPQVYLGSDKAFTFDYVFDTSATQVSVYASCVDKLVEGALKGYNATVLAYGQTGSGKTYTMGTGFERDIPEFQEGIITRAVRHLFEGITQLQATPYDEDGVYLGSLQFSVAAQFMELYNEEIIDLLDPYSKGRLFKIHEDASGGISVAGATIKPLSGPQDALRCLMQGALARTTASTQMNEQSSRSHALFTILIRRQRVMSAEECGNSEGDLETLTSKFHFVDLAGSERLKRTGATGERAREGISINCGLLALGNVISALGDKTKKVSHVPYRDSKLTRLLQDSLGGNSQTIMIACVSPSDRDFMETLNTLKYANRARNIKNKVQINQDQSSRTISQLRREIAALQLELLEYKQGKRNVDSEGNAAISDTFLENAMLLQDNKRLQQRLKAMQETINALTDKNATLQAQQALFGWSSGSTGGSGEQDGNVGSDSAMQQLVAGYISEIEKLKAKLIESEQMFQQLKKANVSPSKLGLKSNYSFIEDSTETVINLAKRELEKERELLMSRSLPGLENDSSNQSLVDGSDSDSDTESDDKTGELQAEMNDINSDIEIKSKLIEQLELSRQRMQVMRQQYEEKLNVLNAKIINTQKERDQVLANMSGTSTSGGTVQTDRIRKVKEEYERKLSDMQKELKKLQMAQREHLRQQRELQAQDTQLKTLRGELGELKQIKIRLMKKIQEENNKHKEMESRKTREIAQLRKESRKQVNMIKSLQAQGVAKDQVLKRKTEEVSNLRKTQRGMLSMKAAGRCPPKKSVLAQNTKNLKTKWDSLQRTITRAARSRQAVLELERELERLLQERDGLSRDLANVRSRQGLGDVAELISEEDTIMANMNYIQENITQIQHSIMELEEGKESATEQIQLQNILENIRSVEEAKFILEKLCGATIAQVCESALTQTRLKEREALLNEVQQDSSIQQQLLQHILERTPAATFSDTSFSSGQSNHSNAVMNSMLQAVALSNGLSQPYENRAEMTTESNTYVINSATRSPSPSSSTELGLQPVPSISRQNSTASPLLARKSFDPTPSSPRISRRTFPNKASPGIEDTNDIPTSPPVYRRGTSREDTGDVFSRLGAGIQDPSPGGNIKEYNGKLKAGAPLLCTHVVDGHSNSVLSIKVSNQTLYTAAADRTVKVWDLRSGSTPTCLTGHLGPVASVECDRTNSLLFSASGAFVKVWDLRHSNIKPIVTLCSSGSILPANASLSDLIPGESSITALKLGASGKLYTAASDKVRMWDLRTFSCLGRLSGGHQAAVMCLTAWEGPNNTDLVATGSKDHYVKVFEVNSTGGNVPPLLNLEPPHYDGVQALAVAKDATGVDAELFSGSRDSGIKRWDLRNGELKQSLNNAHKGWVSGMAIYGDILLSSCRGGVIRLWNVKNCDSLAEMKTDQSINDIVTSDNRVFTASKLWAKLTIWIMFLVWVLELTVFFFCPLNHATVRGPCVPNYCWNTQCT
- the LOC129733255 gene encoding kinesin-like protein KIF21A isoform X6 — translated: MSDDDKESSVRVAVRIRPQIPRELIDMCRVCTQVTPGEPQVYLGSDKAFTFDYVFDTSATQVSVYASCVDKLVEGALKGYNATVLAYGQTGSGKTYTMGTGFERDIPEFQEGIITRAVRHLFEGITQLQATPYDEDGVYLGSLQFSVAAQFMELYNEEIIDLLDPYSKGRLFKIHEDASGGISVAGATIKPLSGPQDALRCLMQGALARTTASTQMNEQSSRSHALFTILIRRQRVMSAEECGNSEGDLETLTSKFHFVDLAGSERLKRTGATGERAREGISINCGLLALGNVISALGDKTKKVSHVPYRDSKLTRLLQDSLGGNSQTIMIACVSPSDRDFMETLNTLKYANRARNIKNKVQINQDQSSRTISQLRREIAALQLELLEYKQGKRNVDSEGNAAISDTFLENAMLLQDNKRLQQRLKAMQETINALTDKNATLQAQQALFGWSSGSTGGSGEQDGNVGSDSAMQQLVAGYISEIEKLKAKLIESEQMFQQLKKANVSPSKLGLKSNYSFIEDSTETVINLAKRELEKERELLMSRSLPGLENDSSNQSLVDGSDSDSDTESDDKTGELQAEMNDINSDIEIKSKLIEQLELSRQRMQVMRQQYEEKLNVLNAKIINTQKERDQVLANMSGTSTSGGTVQTDRIRKVKEEYERKLSDMQKELKKLQMAQREHLRQQRELQAQDTQLKTLRGELGELKQIKIRLMKKIQEENNKHKEMESRKTREIAQLRKESRKQVNMIKSLQAQGVAKDQVLKRKTEEVSNLRKTQRGMLSMKAAGRCPPKKSVLAQNTKNLKTKWDSLQRTITRAARSRQAVLELERELERLLQERDGLSRDLANVRSRQGLGDVAELISEEDTIMANMNYIQENITQIQHSIMELEEGKESATEQIQLQNILENIRSVEEAKFILEKLCGATIAQVCESALTQTRLKEREALLNEVQQDSSIQQQLLQHILERTPAATFSDTSFSSGQSNHSNAVMNSMLQAVALSNGLSQPYENRAEMTTESNTYVINSATRSPSPSSSTELNSFKLRRRPTAGQEPLPYGDESGSPSAGSKLERDEHGSSMTRSYTTAGEGSHIPVAVNNNNTAGTGTSVAGRSFIPLSRVPSAPGSLKGLQPVPSISRQNSTASPLLARKSFDPTPSSPRISRRTFPNKASPGIEDTNDIPTSPPVYRRGTSREDTGDVFSRLGAGIQDPSPGGNIKEYNGKLKAGAPLLCTHVVDGHSNSVLSIKVSNQTLYTAAADRTVKVWDLRSGSTPTCLTGHLGPVASVECDRTNSLLFSASGAFVKVWDLRHSNIKPIVTLCSSGSILPANASLSDLIPGESSITALKLGASGKLYTAASDKVRMWDLRTFSCLGRLSGGHQAAVMCLTAWEGPNNTDLVATGSKDHYVKVFEVNSTGGNVPPLLNLEPPHYDGVQALAVAKDATGVDAELFSGSRDSGIKRWDLRNGELKQSLNNAHKGWVSGMAIYGDILLSSCRGGVIRLWNVKNCDSLAEMKTDQSINDIVTSDNRVFTASKLWAKLTIWIMFLVWVLELTVFFFCPLNHATVRGPCVPNYCWNTQCT
- the LOC129733255 gene encoding kinesin-like protein KIF21A isoform X2 produces the protein MSDDDKESSVRVAVRIRPQIPRELIDMCRVCTQVTPGEPQVYLGSDKAFTFDYVFDTSATQVSVYASCVDKLVEGALKGYNATVLAYGQTGSGKTYTMGTGFERDIPEFQEGIITRAVRHLFEGITQLQATPYDEDGVYLGSLQFSVAAQFMELYNEEIIDLLDPYSKGRLFKIHEDASGGISVAGATIKPLSGPQDALRCLMQGALARTTASTQMNEQSSRSHALFTILIRRQRVMSAEECGNSEGDLETLTSKFHFVDLAGSERLKRTGATGERAREGISINCGLLALGNVISALGDKTKKVSHVPYRDSKLTRLLQDSLGGNSQTIMIACVSPSDRDFMETLNTLKYANRARNIKNKVQINQDQSSRTISQLRREIAALQLELLEYKQGKRNVDSEGNAAISDTFLENAMLLQDNKRLQQRLKAMQETINALTDKNATLQAQQALFGWSSGSTGGSGEQDGNVGSDSAMQQLVAGYISEIEKLKAKLIESEQMFQQLKKANVSPSKLGLKSNYSFIEDSTETVINLAKRELEKERELLMSRSLPGLENDSSNQSLVDGSDSDSDTESDDKTGELQAEMNDINSDIEIKSKLIEQLELSRQRMQVMRQQYEEKLNVLNAKIINTQKERDQVLANMSGTSTSGGTVQTDRIRKVKEEYERKLSDMQKELKKLQMAQREHLRQQRELQAQDTQLKTLRGELGELKQIKIRLMKKIQEENNKHKEMESRKTREIAQLRKESRKQVNMIKSLQAQGVAKDQVLKRKTEEVSNLRKTQRGMLSMKAAGRCPPKKSVLAQNTKNLKTKWDSLQRTITRAARSRQAVLELERELERLLQERDGLSRDLANVRSRQGLGDVAELISEEDTIMANMNYIQENITQIQHSIMELEEGKESATEQIQLQNILENIRSVEEAKFILEKLCGATIAQVCESALTQTRLKEREALLNEVQQDSSIQQQLLQHILERTPAATFSDTSFSSGQSNHSNAVMNSMLQAVALSNGLSQPYENRAEMTTESNTYVINSATRSPSPSSSTELNSFKLRRRPTAGQEPLPYGDESGSPSAGSKLERVGICIYLEDSADDDDTIKRSPQDEHGSSMTRSYTTAGEGSHIPVAVNNNNTAGTGTSVAGRSFIPLSRVPSAPGSLKGLQPVPSISRQNSTASPLLARKSFDPTPSSPRISRRTFPNKASPGIEDTNDIPTSPPVYRRGTSREDTGDVFSRLGAGIQDPSPGGNIKEYNGKLKAGAPLLCTHVVDGHSNSVLSIKVSNQTLYTAAADRTVKVWDLRSGSTPTCLTGHLGPVASVECDRTNSLLFSASGAFVKVWDLRHSNIKPIVTLCSSGSILPANASLSDLIPGESSITALKLGASGKLYTAASDKVRMWDLRTFSCLGRLSGGHQAAVMCLTAWEGPNNTDLVATGSKDHYVKVFEVNSTGGNVPPLLNLEPPHYDGVQALAVAKDATGVDAELFSGSRDSGIKRWDLRNGELKQSLNNAHKGWVSGMAIYGDILLSSCRGGVIRLWNVKNCDSLAEMKTDQSINDIVTSDNRVFTASKLWAKLTIWIMFLVWVLELTVFFFCPLNHATVRGPCVPNYCWNTQCT
- the LOC129733255 gene encoding kinesin-like protein KIF21A isoform X4, which codes for MSDDDKESSVRVAVRIRPQIPRELIDMCRVCTQVTPGEPQVYLGSDKAFTFDYVFDTSATQVSVYASCVDKLVEGALKGYNATVLAYGQTGSGKTYTMGTGFERDIPEFQEGIITRAVRHLFEGITQLQATPYDEDGVYLGSLQFSVAAQFMELYNEEIIDLLDPYSKGRLFKIHEDASGGISVAGATIKPLSGPQDALRCLMQGALARTTASTQMNEQSSRSHALFTILIRRQRVMSAEECGNSEGDLETLTSKFHFVDLAGSERLKRTGATGERAREGISINCGLLALGNVISALGDKTKKVSHVPYRDSKLTRLLQDSLGGNSQTIMIACVSPSDRDFMETLNTLKYANRARNIKNKVQINQDQSSRTISQLRREIAALQLELLEYKQGKRNVDSEGNAAISDTFLENAMLLQDNKRLQQRLKAMQETINALTDKNATLQAQQALFGWSSGSTGGSGEQDGNVGSDSAMQQLVAGYISEIEKLKAKLIESEQMFQQLKKANVSPSKLGLKSNYSFIEDSTETVINLAKRELEKERELLMSRSLPGLENDSSNQSLVDGSDSDSDTESDDKTGELQAEMNDINSDIEIKSKLIEQLELSRQRMQVMRQQYEEKLNVLNAKIINTQKERDQVLANMSGTSTSGGTVQTDRIRKVKEEYERKLSDMQKELKKLQMAQREHLRQQRELQAQDTQLKTLRGELGELKQIKIRLMKKIQEENNKHKEMESRKTREIAQLRKESRKQVNMIKSLQAQGVAKDQVLKRKTEEVSNLRKTQRGMLSMKAAGRCPPKKSVLAQNTKNLKTKWDSLQRTITRAARSRQAVLELERELERLLQERDGLSRDLANVRSRQGLGDVAELISEEDTIMANMNYIQENITQIQHSIMELEEGKESATEQIQLQNILENIRSVEEAKFILEKLCGATIAQVCESALTQTRLKEREALLNEVQQDSSIQQQLLQHILERTPAATFSDTSFSSGQSNHSNAVMNSMLQAVALSNGLSQPYENRAEMTTESNTYVINSATRSPSPSSSTELDNDNIVTYRNSFKLRRRPTAGQEPLPYGDESGSPSAGSKLERDEHGSSMTRSYTTAGEGSHIPVAVNNNNTAGTGTSVAGRSFIPLSRVPSAPGSLKGLQPVPSISRQNSTASPLLARKSFDPTPSSPRISRRTFPNKASPGIEDTNDIPTSPPVYRRGTSREDTGDVFSRLGAGIQDPSPGGNIKEYNGKLKAGAPLLCTHVVDGHSNSVLSIKVSNQTLYTAAADRTVKVWDLRSGSTPTCLTGHLGPVASVECDRTNSLLFSASGAFVKVWDLRHSNIKPIVTLCSSGSILPANASLSDLIPGESSITALKLGASGKLYTAASDKVRMWDLRTFSCLGRLSGGHQAAVMCLTAWEGPNNTDLVATGSKDHYVKVFEVNSTGGNVPPLLNLEPPHYDGVQALAVAKDATGVDAELFSGSRDSGIKRWDLRNGELKQSLNNAHKGWVSGMAIYGDILLSSCRGGVIRLWNVKNCDSLAEMKTDQSINDIVTSDNRVFTASKLWAKLTIWIMFLVWVLELTVFFFCPLNHATVRGPCVPNYCWNTQCT
- the LOC129733255 gene encoding kinesin-like protein KIF21A isoform X5; translated protein: MSDDDKESSVRVAVRIRPQIPRELIDMCRVCTQVTPGEPQVYLGSDKAFTFDYVFDTSATQVSVYASCVDKLVEGALKGYNATVLAYGQTGSGKTYTMGTGFERDIPEFQEGIITRAVRHLFEGITQLQATPYDEDGVYLGSLQFSVAAQFMELYNEEIIDLLDPYSKGRLFKIHEDASGGISVAGATIKPLSGPQDALRCLMQGALARTTASTQMNEQSSRSHALFTILIRRQRVMSAEECGNSEGDLETLTSKFHFVDLAGSERLKRTGATGERAREGISINCGLLALGNVISALGDKTKKVSHVPYRDSKLTRLLQDSLGGNSQTIMIACVSPSDRDFMETLNTLKYANRARNIKNKVQINQDQSSRTISQLRREIAALQLELLEYKQGKRNVDSEGNAAISDTFLENAMLLQDNKRLQQRLKAMQETINALTDKNATLQAQQALFGWSSGSTGGSGEQDGNVGSDSAMQQLVAGYISEIEKLKAKLIESEQMFQQLKKANVSPSKLGLKSNYSFIEDSTETVINLAKRELEKERELLMSRSLPGLENDSSNQSLVDGSDSDSDTESDDKTGELQAEMNDINSDIEIKSKLIEQLELSRQRMQVMRQQYEEKLNVLNAKIINTQKERDQVLANMSGTSTSGGTVQTDRIRKVKEEYERKLSDMQKELKKLQMAQREHLRQQRELQAQDTQLKTLRGELGELKQIKIRLMKKIQEENNKHKEMESRKTREIAQLRKESRKQVNMIKSLQAQGVAKDQVLKRKTEEVSNLRKTQRGMLSMKAAGRCPPKKSVLAQNTKNLKTKWDSLQRTITRAARSRQAVLELERELERLLQERDGLSRDLANVRSRQGLGDVAELISEEDTIMANMNYIQENITQIQHSIMELEEGKESATEQIQLQNILENIRSVEEAKFILEKLCGATIAQVCESALTQTRLKEREALLNEVQQDSSIQQQLLQHILERTPAATFSDTSFSSGQSNHSNAVMNSMLQAVALSNGLSQPYENRAEMTTESNTYVINSATRSPSPSSSTELDNDNIVTYRNSFKLRRRPTAGQEPLPYGDESGSPSAGSKLERVGICIYLEDSADDDDTIKRSPQDEHGSSMTRSYTTAGEGSHIPVAVNNNNTAGTGTSVAGRSFIPLSRVPSAPGSLKGLQPVPSISRQNSTASPLLARKSFDPTPSSPRISRRTFPNKASPGIEDTNDIPTSPPVYRRGTSREDTGDVFSRLGAGIQDPSPGGNIKEYNGKLKAGAPLLCTHVVDGHSNSVLSIKVSNQTLYTAAADRTVKVWDLRSGSTPTCLTGHLGPVASVECDRTNSLLFSASGAFVKVWDLRHSNIKPIVTLCSSGSILPANASLSDLIPGESSITALKLGASGKLYTAASDKVRMWDLRTFSCLGRLSGGHQAAVMCLTAWEGPNNTDLVATGSKDHYVKVFEVNSTGGNVPPLLNLEPPHYDGVQALAVAKDATGVDAELFSGSRDSGIKRWDLRNGELKQSLNNAHKGWVSGMAIYGDILLSSCRGGVIRLWNVKNCDSLAEMKTDQSINDIVTSDNRVFTASNDGKVRLWRVSSAIRRFSAENR